A single region of the Drosophila takahashii strain IR98-3 E-12201 chromosome 2R, DtakHiC1v2, whole genome shotgun sequence genome encodes:
- the Or42a gene encoding odorant receptor 42a, whose protein sequence is MELRRIFPALFTQSENSPARSRDATLYLLRCIFLMGVRKPPAKFFIAYILWSFALNFCSTFYQPIGFLTGYISHLSEFSPGEFLTSLQVAFNAWSCSTKVLIVWALVKRFDEANAILDEMDKRLTEPSERLQVHRAVSLSNRIFFFFMAVYMVYATNTFLSAIFIGRPPYQNYYPFLDWRSSRMHLALQAGLEYFAMAGACFQDVCVDCYPVNFVLVLRAHMSIFADRLRCLGTDPGESQEQRYERLVMCIQDHKVILRFVDCLRPVISGTIFVQFLVVGLVLGFTLINIVLFANLGSAIAALSFMAAVLLETTPFCILCNYLTEDCYKLSDALFQSNWIDGEKRYQNTLMYFLQKLQQPITFMAMNVFPISVGTNISVTKFSFSVFTLVKQMNIADKLAKTEEDG, encoded by the exons ATGGAGCTGCGACGAATCTTTCCGGCCTTGTTTACCCAATCGGAGAACTCCCCAGCTCGCTCACGGGACGCAACTCTATACTTGCTACGCTGCATCTTTCTTATGGGTGTACGCAAACCACCTGCGAAGTTCTTCATAGCCTACATCCTCTGGTCTTTTGCCCTGAATTTCTGCTCCACCTTTTACCAGCCCATTGGTTTTCTCACGGGCTACATCAGCCATCTGTCTGAGTTTTCGCCGGGCGAGTTTCTCACTTCGCTGCAGGTGGCTTTTAACGCTTGGTCTTGCTCCACTAAAGTGCTTATTGTGTGGGCGCTGGTCAAGCGTTTTGACGAGGCCAACGCCATCCTCGACGAGATGGACAAGCGGCTCACAGAGCCCAGCGAACGACTTCAGGTTCACCGCGCAGTCTCGCTTAGCAAccgtatatttttctttttcatggCCGTCTACATGGTTTACGCCACTAATACGTTCCTCTCAGCGATTTTTATAGGAAGGCCGCCGTATCAAAATTACTATCCGTTCCTTGACTGGCGGTCCAGCAGGATGCACCTCGCTCTGCAGGCCGGCCTGGAGTACTTCGCCATGGCTGGCGCCTGCTTTCAGGACGTCTGTGTGGATTGTTACCCCGTAAACTTTGTACTTGTACTGCGCGCACATATGTCTATATTTGCGGATCGTCTTCGGTGTCTTGGCACTGATCCTGGGGAGAGCCAGGAACAACGATACGAGCGTTTAGTTATGTGCATACAAGACCACAAAGTCATACTGCG ATTTGTCGACTGCCTGCGGCCTGTGATTTCTGGAACAATCTTCGTGCAGTTCTTGGTAGTGGGACTGGTCCTGGGCTTCACCCTAATCAACATTGTTCTGTTTGCTAACTTGGGATCGGCCATAGCAGCGCTGTCTTTCATGGCCGCTGTGCTCCTGGAGACGACGCCCTTTTGTATACTGTGCAACTATCTTACAGAAGACTGCTACAAGCTGTCAGATGCCCTTTTTCAGTCAAATTGGATCGATGGGGAGAAGCGCTATCAAAATACTCTTATGTACTTCCTGCAGAAACTACAGCAACCGATAACATTCATGGCCATGAACGTATTTCCAATATCTGTGGGAACTAATATCAGT GTCACCAAGTTTTCGTTCTCCGTGTTTACTCTCGTAAAGCAAATGAATATAGCTGATAAACTTGCGAAAACTGAAGAGGACGGGTGA